Proteins from a single region of Pseudarthrobacter sp. NIBRBAC000502772:
- a CDS encoding DUF998 domain-containing protein produces the protein MRSAPTSAPAVAYLPDTASTRQYIGAWSVLSVLQYFVAEAAVIGAWGGPQPYDRRTGYISDLGALHCGIYDGRDVCSPLHWLMNASFVVQGLGMLLGALLLGSGLLCVAARAGARVQPARQKPWLAAVCVRILTGAAGAGTMIVGLVPEDVGSGWHFAGAVVYFLAGAAALVVLGILWLRQTPLGWFVLVCGLVSLAALATGGLTGMDVPEPGTLERLMGYPVTVGVAASGLVIAQRVHRHRKEVRSAVSADGR, from the coding sequence ATGAGATCAGCCCCGACGTCCGCCCCCGCCGTGGCCTACCTCCCGGACACCGCCTCGACCCGCCAGTACATCGGCGCCTGGTCCGTCCTGAGTGTCCTGCAGTATTTTGTGGCGGAAGCGGCCGTGATCGGCGCCTGGGGCGGGCCGCAGCCCTACGACCGCCGGACCGGATACATCAGCGACCTCGGCGCGCTTCACTGCGGGATCTACGACGGACGGGATGTGTGTTCGCCGCTGCATTGGCTGATGAACGCCTCCTTTGTGGTCCAGGGGCTGGGCATGCTGCTCGGTGCGCTGCTGCTGGGTTCCGGGCTGCTGTGTGTCGCCGCCCGGGCAGGGGCCCGGGTCCAGCCTGCGCGCCAGAAGCCTTGGCTGGCCGCGGTCTGCGTCCGGATCCTGACCGGCGCCGCCGGTGCGGGGACCATGATCGTGGGCCTGGTGCCGGAGGATGTCGGCTCCGGCTGGCACTTCGCTGGCGCGGTGGTGTATTTCCTTGCCGGCGCGGCGGCCCTCGTGGTGCTGGGCATCCTGTGGCTGCGGCAGACGCCCCTGGGGTGGTTTGTCCTGGTGTGCGGGCTGGTGTCGCTCGCCGCGCTGGCGACCGGCGGTCTCACGGGGATGGACGTCCCGGAGCCGGGGACGCTTGAAAGGCTGATGGGCTACCCCGTCACTGTGGGTGTTGCTGCCTCAGGTCTGGTGATCGCACAGCGGGTCCACCGGCACCGGAAGGAAGTACGATCGGCCGTGTCTGCAGATGGCCGCTGA
- a CDS encoding NUDIX domain-containing protein, giving the protein MKSRIVVSAVCVFDDAGRLLTVRKRGTSMFMHPGGKPEAGETAVHAAARELQEEVGIVVDPRDLELMGVWIADAANEAATDIEATVFTAPGTWTAHPSAEIAEIRWLDLAALDRGAPLPADLAPLLTDHILPELATLRR; this is encoded by the coding sequence GTGAAATCCCGCATTGTTGTCTCCGCCGTCTGTGTCTTCGATGACGCGGGCCGGCTCCTGACCGTCCGCAAGCGCGGCACCAGCATGTTTATGCACCCCGGCGGCAAGCCCGAAGCCGGCGAAACCGCCGTCCACGCCGCTGCGCGGGAACTTCAGGAGGAAGTGGGGATCGTGGTGGATCCGCGCGACCTGGAGCTGATGGGCGTCTGGATCGCCGACGCCGCCAACGAGGCCGCCACGGACATCGAAGCCACGGTGTTTACCGCGCCCGGAACCTGGACCGCGCACCCCTCGGCTGAGATCGCCGAGATCCGCTGGCTGGACCTGGCGGCGCTGGACCGGGGCGCGCCGCTGCCAGCGGACCTGGCCCCGCTCCTGACGGACCACATCCTGCCCGAACTGGCCACCCTGCGCCGCTAA
- a CDS encoding DUF6314 family protein, with amino-acid sequence MNLPSPEFDLRAYLIGPSPAGNFSIQGSWAVERQLLDRSTGTYGTFAGVVHFSPADDGGLAFREEGTMRWPTFTGPASREYVLKPADRPDALDVFFADGRPFHRMSFTPEANLDRHWCDPDTYRVAYNYEGPDTFSYTWDVTGPRKDLLLKSALKRQVGVGESEAPGLKRHD; translated from the coding sequence TTGAATCTTCCTTCACCGGAGTTCGACCTCCGCGCCTACCTGATCGGCCCCTCGCCGGCCGGGAACTTCTCCATTCAGGGAAGCTGGGCCGTTGAACGGCAGCTGCTGGACCGGTCCACGGGCACCTACGGAACCTTTGCCGGCGTCGTACATTTTTCCCCCGCGGACGACGGCGGCCTGGCCTTCCGTGAAGAAGGCACCATGCGCTGGCCCACCTTTACCGGCCCCGCCTCGCGTGAATACGTCCTGAAACCCGCCGACCGGCCCGACGCCCTGGACGTATTTTTTGCCGACGGGCGGCCCTTCCACCGGATGAGTTTCACGCCGGAGGCGAACCTGGACCGGCACTGGTGCGATCCCGATACGTACCGCGTGGCCTACAACTACGAAGGCCCGGACACATTCAGTTACACGTGGGATGTGACCGGCCCGCGCAAGGACCTGCTGCTGAAGTCCGCCCTGAAGCGGCAGGTCGGAGTCGGCGAGTCTGAAGCGCCAGGTCTGAAGCGGCACGACTGA
- a CDS encoding ABC transporter ATP-binding protein: protein MSMDGVAWHSLYNISRAKNGSRPFSKATLKRVLGFARPHRTKLIAFVALSIVMAFLAVATPVLAGQVVDAIVAKAGTDEVIRLALLIAVVAVAEAGLGLVSRWLSSTIGEGVIVDLRTRVFDHVQKMPIAFFTRTRTGALVSRLNNDVIGAQSAFAGTLSGVVSNVVALILTLIVMLGTSWQVTVLAMILLPIFLIPARRMGSKLADLRREAANHNAAMGTQMTERFSAPGATLVKLFGRPDEESREFAVRAGRVRDIGVRTAMLQFTFVTALTLVSALALALVYGLGGWLAIGGQLAAGDVVVLALLLTRLYAPLTALSNARVEIMSALVSFERVFEILDLKPLIQQKPDAVAIPPGNVSVEFDDVRFAYPSADKVSLASLEEVSTLDTRGGEEVLHGISFRVEPGQTVALVGSSGAGKSTIAQLLSRLYDVDSGAVRLGGTLPGSGLDVRDATFDSLRDTLGMVTQDGHLFHESIASNLRLARPDATEEDMWDAIRQARLETMIRSLPDGLDTVVGERGYRLSGGERQRLTIARLLISQPRVVILDEATAALDSTNEAAVQAALGAALEGRTAVVIAHRLSTIRAADVILVVEDGRIVERGNHTDLLAAEGRYAELYQTQFAEATAVAAEAIPEY from the coding sequence ATGAGCATGGACGGCGTCGCCTGGCACTCCCTGTACAACATCTCCCGGGCCAAGAACGGCTCCCGGCCCTTCTCCAAGGCCACCCTGAAACGGGTCCTGGGCTTCGCCCGCCCGCACCGGACAAAGCTGATCGCGTTTGTGGCGCTGTCCATTGTGATGGCGTTCCTGGCCGTGGCCACGCCCGTGCTGGCCGGCCAGGTGGTTGATGCCATCGTGGCCAAGGCGGGTACGGACGAGGTGATCCGGCTGGCGCTGCTGATCGCCGTGGTGGCCGTTGCCGAAGCCGGCCTGGGGCTCGTGAGCCGCTGGCTGTCCTCCACCATCGGCGAAGGCGTGATCGTGGACCTGCGCACCAGGGTCTTTGACCATGTGCAGAAGATGCCCATCGCGTTTTTCACCCGGACCCGCACCGGCGCCCTGGTCAGCCGCCTGAATAACGACGTCATCGGCGCGCAGTCCGCCTTCGCCGGCACCCTGTCCGGTGTGGTCAGCAACGTGGTGGCACTGATCCTGACGCTGATCGTAATGCTCGGGACTTCCTGGCAGGTCACCGTGCTCGCCATGATCCTGCTGCCGATCTTCCTGATCCCTGCCCGCCGGATGGGCTCCAAGCTCGCGGACCTGCGGCGTGAGGCGGCAAACCACAACGCGGCCATGGGCACCCAGATGACCGAGCGCTTCTCCGCTCCGGGCGCCACGCTGGTGAAGCTTTTCGGCCGGCCGGACGAGGAATCCCGCGAGTTCGCGGTCCGCGCCGGCCGGGTCCGGGACATCGGTGTCCGCACGGCCATGCTGCAGTTCACCTTCGTCACCGCGCTGACGCTGGTGTCCGCACTCGCCCTGGCCCTGGTCTACGGCCTGGGCGGCTGGCTGGCCATCGGCGGTCAGCTCGCCGCGGGCGACGTTGTGGTGCTGGCCCTGCTGCTGACCCGCCTGTACGCCCCGCTCACCGCCCTGTCCAACGCCCGGGTGGAAATCATGAGCGCGCTGGTCAGCTTCGAGCGGGTTTTCGAGATCCTGGACCTCAAGCCCCTGATCCAGCAGAAGCCCGACGCCGTGGCCATCCCGCCGGGAAACGTTTCGGTGGAGTTTGACGACGTCCGCTTCGCCTACCCCTCGGCGGACAAGGTCTCGCTGGCCTCGCTCGAGGAAGTGTCCACGCTGGACACCCGCGGCGGCGAAGAGGTGCTGCATGGCATCAGTTTCCGGGTGGAACCCGGGCAGACCGTCGCCCTGGTGGGTTCCTCCGGTGCCGGAAAGTCCACCATCGCGCAGCTGCTTTCCCGGCTGTACGACGTCGATTCCGGCGCCGTGCGGCTCGGCGGCACTCTGCCCGGCTCGGGGCTGGACGTCCGGGACGCCACCTTCGATTCCCTGCGGGACACGCTGGGGATGGTCACCCAGGACGGACACCTCTTCCACGAATCCATTGCCTCCAACCTCCGGCTTGCCCGGCCGGACGCCACGGAAGAGGACATGTGGGATGCCATCCGGCAGGCCCGCCTGGAAACCATGATCCGGTCCCTGCCAGACGGCCTGGACACTGTGGTGGGGGAGCGCGGTTACCGGCTCTCCGGCGGTGAACGCCAGCGCCTCACCATCGCCCGGCTGCTGATTTCCCAGCCCCGGGTGGTCATCCTCGACGAGGCCACCGCCGCACTCGACTCCACCAACGAAGCCGCCGTGCAGGCGGCCCTGGGCGCCGCGCTCGAGGGGCGCACCGCCGTCGTGATTGCCCACCGGCTGTCCACCATCCGTGCCGCCGACGTCATCCTGGTGGTCGAGGACGGGCGGATCGTGGAACGCGGGAACCATACCGATCTGCTCGCGGCCGAGGGCCGGTACGCCGAGCTGTACCAGACGCAGTTCGCCGAGGCCACGGCCGTGGCAGCGGAAGCCATTCCGGAGTACTAG